The Ursus arctos isolate Adak ecotype North America unplaced genomic scaffold, UrsArc2.0 scaffold_18, whole genome shotgun sequence genomic sequence GGGAAAAATTCTGATGGATCTGAACCTATTCCCCTTTGCTACATATTTTTTCAGCCTCTTTGTAAGGCCACTGCATTCTACCTGAGGTCCTATCTTGTATATTAAGAGAAGTAACTGGAATCATCTCCTTTTGAATTAAAAAGACCTTCCAAGCTCTGAAGTTCTATGTCTTAATATAAAAGATATCGAGTCACAGTTTTGACAATGAGAGGTGAGAACTCAGAATGGATTTGGCCAGGGAAGACAAAGTAAAAGGAAGTGTAACATGGAtgaatgaacaacaacaacaaaatgactCAGTTATGTGCAAGCTTTTGGCAGAACACTAGCTCTTATTATAATTTCTGCCACCAAATTTGGGATCAGCAAATTGAGAATGCTTAGAAGACACTTAAAATCAACAGATGGAGAAATAAGACCTGTAAGGAATTGAAAGATGGTTGGTCGCTCCTCTCacagaagagagagcatgaggcagGCTTAGTGGAAGTACTAAGAGCCTAGGAGAGAAGTCTGGTTCCCGGGTCTCAGTAGTCATTGACTAACTATCTATGTGACAGTGGTAAGAACACTGATGGAAAAGTCACGCAGCAAGTATAAGTGGAACCAGGCTAAGAAAATGAACAGCAGAATCACATAACCTCCTCATTTCTCATCTAAGCCAAGCAGAAACTCAGCACAATAACATCGCCTATGTGATAGTTCGAAGACAACTCTATCATATGCATCAAAAATAGCTACTTAAAAATTCAAtgcatcaggggcgcctgggtggcacagcggttaagcgcctgccttcagctcagggcgtgatcctggcgttccgggatcgagccccacatcaggctcctccgctatgagcctgcttcttcctctcccactccccctgcttgtgttccctctctcgctggctgtctctatctctgtcaaataaataaataaaatctttaaaaaaaaaaaaaaaattcaatgcatCAATAGATTGTCAGTGATCATTGCTCATCTTATTACTGAAATTCTGATCATATTTTGGTGACCCTTATATGAGATAGGATGTGGTACAGAGACTTAATTTTACTTagagcaattcttttttttaagattttatttatttttttggtaaggGGGGATgagcgcagggggagggggcctgtgcagggagcccgatgtggggctcgatcccaagacctgcggatcatgacctgagctgaaggcagacgcttaaccaaccgtgccacccagatgcccctagatcaattcttattaagaaaaaaatatcagcaaTTAGCAAGAGATAACTTGCAGCAACCCTAACGTAGCAgcaaagcacattttaaaatttaaagaaggtATGGATTGGAAAGTCCTACAGCATTATGGTTAAGTCCTCTCCAATAACTAAAAATGCAGGCCCACTCCTCGAAGAAGACAGATTCTCTGTCTGGAGGAGTCCGGTGATTTAATATTATCAGAGAAGGGGATAATAAAAAGCGTTGCATTTACTGAGGATGTCGTATTACCAGTTACTCTAGCAAGCCCTTTGCTTGGATTATCCCCTTTCCTTCTCACGAGAACCTTACGAAATAGCATCACTACCATAGtatttaacagatgaaaaaattcaGTATTAGAAAGTGTCAGTAGCTTGCCCAGATTCCCACAACCAGATGGGATGGAGCCAGAAAGGCAACCCAGTTCTGTCTGAATCCAAAGCCATTGCATCTTGGGacgcctgaggggctcagttggttaagtgtctgctttcagctcaggtcatgatcccagggtcctgggctcaagtcctacaccaggctccttgctcagcggggagcctgcttctccctctgcctgccacttctctgcttgtgctctctctctctctgacgagcaaataaataaaatctttaaaataaataaataaagccattgCTTTCTGATTCCATCATGGACACAGGCTAACTTCCTGCTTTGTCTTTCTGAGCAAAAGACATTGGGTGTGAAATAAATCATGTAAATACTGTGAATATGTCATAGAACTTCAAGTTCACTGAGGAGAATCAGACTTGGAGGTTAAGAGAAGCCACAGGGTGTTATGGTTATTTAAAGACAGGGActaaaagaaaaggcaaacattACCTTAGGATATCTCAGAAGAAAGTTGACAGCTTCCTCAAAGTATTCTAATTCTGTCTTTTCTGGTTGGGGAGGCAGATCTTCATAGTTAAAGTAAGCCAAGGCCAAGGCCACAAAGCCATGACTGGCCAGGAGACAGGCCCGGAATTCAATCAGTCCACCGAGACCACCGAACAAGTCAATTACCCCTGGGAAACGTCCCtctcctgagaaagaacaaaacaaaacagaactgggtatgaagggaaaggaaagaaaaaagaagaaaaacacaacaagaagaagaaatacatcACAAATTCTGGAATCAAAGTATAAATTTTCAGTGGAATCCCCAGGTTTTCAGCCTTGTAGCTGGGGCAGAATTAAAGCTGATTGACTGCATTAATGGGACAAATATCAGGAAGGTTGATGGGGAACTATGTTCACCGACATGCTTAATCTCTGTAGTCAAGGGGTCTTGCAGACTCAAAGTGGCTCATTTCTTTAGTATTGGAGTAAAGAAAGCTATTGAAATTAGGGAAGGGCTTTTTAACCTATGAAAACGTACACAATTATTGCTTTAGGAAATCAATGAAGGTCCTGAAACTATATGCAAAATATAGGtttatatgtacttttttttttttttaagagagagagcatgcacccTGGGTGGGGATggcacggggaggggcagggggagagggagagaatcttaagcaggctccatgctccgtaCAGAGCCTGaaacggggctcaatctcacaaccctgagatcatgacctgagccaaaacgaagagtaggacgcttaaccaactgagccactcaggtgcccctatgtgTGCATTTTACTAATGAAAGCTTCTATAGATTTAATTGggttcttaaaatatatataactcaaaaaaaagccttcaaaagtatatgacttaaaaaaacactATTGAAATGATTGTGTTAGCTAAGATCCCGACTTAACACTGCTCTGTTCCATTCGTCTGACTATACAGTGATGAAATCTTGCAGCCAAGCAGATGTGAATGATGAGCCCTTCCATGTAATAACAACCTGTTTATTCACTGCAGCTTCGCACATGGTAAAAAGTAGGGATGGTCAGAGTATCACTCTACACTCATGTTCTGTGTAGGCAGCTAGTTTcctaaataaagcagaaaaagaaattatgatgCACTTATTGGGGGCACTGTATTCTCGGGTAAGTGATTTTAATTAAGGAAGACTGGTCCCatcaatgggggcacctggctggctcagtcagtagagcatgcgactcttgatcttggggttgtgagttcaagcgccATGTTGGTTACTTAAAGAGATAAGTGAGTAAGatgatacttaaaaattaaaaaaagaaagaaagaaagaagaatgactTGATTTAAAGGAGTATTGgcaattttcaaaacaaaacattgcTATGTTTTCTCActtgagaaaaggagaaataaaatggcactaaatatatCTGAGCTTTAAAATACCACTTCAGTAAGTGAATAAAGATGCTTTTCATCTCCTGATTGACAGGAAGAGGGAGGACTTTAGAGTACTGAGCCTCTTATCGTGGAAGAATGTCGTAGTTGAGAATTGGTTTGAGACCTGACTCAACCTCTTTTGGCCCCACGCAGCTCAACGCTCTTTCGTATCCCTCACAGAGCAAGCAGGACACGCCACACGTGCGTGTCCAAGAGGATTCACAGACAGCTCCCTCTAAACCAGCGCATCCCGAGGAGGGAGGCCTGCGCTGGTCCTTAGATTTGTATCTGAGGTGGGTGCGTAGATGCACAGACGTATGTGCCTCTTAGTTCCTGATCCCTACACACAACGATGTTGTCTGTATGCTAATTACTGGGTGTAAAGATACTGAGATTTACCCAACCAGCCGCATGGGTCATGACAATTTTGGAAAGGGAAGCTTTTATTCCTTCTACATCATCTATAACCCTGTGCTGCCGGGAACCACCTCTAACACTCCAGGCTTCCTGTACCCATCTCACTTCTACATGGTGATCCTGTTTCTAAAAACAGACAGAGAGGCAATACATCCTGATGATATGATGGCTGTGTCCCAGATCAAAGCTCATGCCTGAGGAAGGGGATCTGAGACACACCTGAAACCTGGACCTGTCAAGGGCCTCTTCTGGGGAATTAACGTGGCTTCATTTGGTCCCACAATAAACCCTGAGAAATGTACCAGTAGATGTTTTGAACCGCTTATTGATGTGTGGAAATCACTGTGGGAAACTGAGTTTCCTGGTAGGCTTTAAAGCCATCAGGGAGCATGTGGCATTAACTGTGGATTGATGGAATATTCTATAAATAGGCAATATttatggaactagagggtatagaGTCTCTTTGCATCCTCTATATTTGTTGCAATATTTCAGTCCATTATATCATCAGCTTACTGGGTGCAATGACCTAAACCTAAGTTGACACTCAGACAAGACAGAACTCCCAGGAGAGAGTTCCACGATATCAGGATGTGGGTCCTCAGGTACTCGGGCTCAATACAGACGGATTTCACATAAATCCAAAGCTGTGAGACCCCATAATGCAGGGACTCCATAAACTACATGTAGTCGTATCCTTAGACAAGCTCCAGAATTGTTGAGATCAAGCGTCAGTTGGAATGGCGCATCCCCAGATTCTTGTTCTGGCCCAGAGTTAGCCCTGATTCTAAGGCTGGAGAGGACTACACCATGTAGTATACATACCCAAGTTAAACCTCCGCAGGGATTAGGCACTTGAAAGAGGAAGCACAAGGATGACAGCAACCAGGTTAATTCTACTCaccaggagggagaaagagggctCCCCAGAGGCGGCCTTCTCAAACTTGGATCTGTTTGACACCCAGTGCTCTGTACCACCTCTCCAAGGTCAGGCTGACTTTTGGAGCAGTGGTGGCGATGTGGGTTAAAAGTAAATTCGAATCACAAAGTTTTATTTGGACCAGGAGGGGGCTATTCATCACATCTCTTTTTGACAATTTCGTTAAAAGTTTTTCAGGTTTCAGGGACCAGAAGAGACCCATAGGGTGGACTCCTACATAGTCACCGCCCAGTGAAGGGTCCCGCTCCAGATCTACCTCCCCAACTTCACTGGCCTTATAGTAGGCTTGAGAATGAAACAGGTTCCCCTTCTCATCTTCCAGTGATGCCCGAAGAAGCACTATCTGGAAGGGCGGCAGGCCCGTAGCTCGGATGTGCACTGGCTCATCGATAAGCGCGCTTGCAGGAGTAGCTGTCAGCTGAGCCATTGTACCGTGCGGCACTCCGGATGGTCCGCAGTGATAGCTGCAGTGAAACCGGGATATACACATAGGAGAAGAAAATAAGGCAGTGATAAGGTTAATGAAAGGTGAGCGGGACCGGGAAGCAGGCTGCTTGGGATTCAGCTCTAACTCTCCAGTTATTTAGCAAATATCCTGATACAATCTTCAAATGCAAGACACCTGAGAGCTTTTGGCAAATTTGTAGAAGACATAAAACAAGTAGATATGTTTTATAGTAATTAGGAGCCGGGATGGAGGAAGCAGCAGCCAGCTACACGAATGGTATCGACACGTCCAAGGAAGATATCACAATTGGCCATCCAGAGCCCTTGAAAAATCAGATGCAGTGGAGGATAAGAGTAAGATGTGCAGTTGAAAATGGggtttgttggggtgcctgggtgcctcagtcggttacaGTGTCCGATTCTCGATTTGggctcagggtcttgggattgagccctgcatggggctccgtgctcagcacggagtctgggagtgtgcttgtccctctcccgctgctcctcatcctgcttgtggtctctttctcactctcttaaataaacaaacaaacaaacaaacaaacaaacaaataaaatcttctaaaaaaaagaaagaggaaaaaaaaagaaaacagggatttGTTAAACACCTATGTATATGGAAATGGTGCCTCCACTACTGATCCCCTCCCCAAGTCCTGCAAACAGAATGCCTGGCATCTAAGAATTCACCTCTAACAGAgcaccaaaaacagacaaatcttCTCAAAAGAATGAGGACAAAATCTTTGGGAAGAACAAGGAGGCTGACATATGGATTACTCCCTAAAGAAAAAGTACTCACAGCGTCATAGTTAGGCTTACCCAGTCCTAAGAAAACCAGATGCTGACAAGCCCTTCAGGGACACAAAAATTTGCTAAGCTTTTCATCATCTCCCTATTAAAGATAAGGATTACGTTTCTCCTTTGCGTTAGTGTGAAGAAAGCCACAAAAATGACCTTTGTTCCCATTCTAATAACCTAACCTTATCTGGATAAatacaaaatcaattttttttttgttttcttaaactcATTAGATTGCCAGGAATCTAAATGAACTGAACGCCGGTGAGTGATAGGTCCCTCCTAGGAGAGAGGAGACtttctcttctacaaagtgaTTTCATCTATGATAAGATAGCAAAAAAGAATCCCCCGTAAAGAAAAATTAGGAGAGATCAACAGAAAGTTTAATGCAACTTTAACGGATGTGTGCGGGCTGGTTTGATAGAATTCTGAGAAACTCCACCCAGAGTCCTTCTCCAAGTGCCAACCCTTAAGGATTTGGCCATGTGCCCTAGGACAATACATCAAAGCATGAGAGTAGAGACATGAGCTGAGAGAAATCTGTCTGAGGCATTGCAGGTCTTCTTATAAAGCAAAGAAGTTAACTTCCAAAGGATGGGGGAGCACAGCCAAATAGAGAGATTTCTCCAGGCCAGAAAGCCAGGAGTGGGACTCCAGAACAAAGAAATTTCCTTAGTGACCCTCTTTCTAGAAGAATTATAAATCAGAGAGAAATATCTTACAGTTAGAAAAGCTAGCAACATGcccataaaaaaacaaagatatctCCAGAAGTTCAGCGATGCTTAGACCCCAGTTTCTTCTGATGAGAAGGGCCTAATCCCATACCCAAAAATATCTGAAGGCAGTGGTGTGTGGGATCAGGTAAAGCTGCAGCAAAGCTGAGGCCCAGGTCAACCACAGGCAAGACTGGTTCAATCTTTAATTCTAACATTTTGACAGAGTAGGGCTTCGCTCTTTTCTTGAGGTAAATATTACTTATTCTAGTCAtttcttttatatgaaatatctggagtatgattttcaaaattacaaGACACAACAGAATCCAGAAAATTGACCCATGATCATA encodes the following:
- the LOC113260386 gene encoding LOW QUALITY PROTEIN: bile acid-CoA:amino acid N-acyltransferase (The sequence of the model RefSeq protein was modified relative to this genomic sequence to represent the inferred CDS: substituted 1 base at 1 genomic stop codon); this translates as MAQLTATPASALIDEPVHIRATGLPPFQIVLLRASLEDEKGNLFHSQAYYKASEVGEVDLERDPSLGGDYVGVHPMGLFWSLKPEKLLTKLSKRDVMNSPLLVQIKLCDSNLLLTHIATTAPKVSLTLERWYRALGVKQIQVXEGRLWGALFLPPGEGRFPGVIDLFGGLGGLIEFRACLLASHGFVALALAYFNYEDLPPQPEKTELEYFEEAVNFLLRYPKVLSPGIGVVSISRGAGIGLSMAIHLKQVTATVLINRPNFVPSIPQVYHGQVSQLLAFSPQLLSINALGLAELQHTFEEARREASETSFLPIEKAQGHFLFIVGEDDKNLNSKASAEQATEQLRRYGKNNWTLLSYPGEGHLLEPPYSPLCCASEASSLCLFMRWGGEVIPHAAAQEHSWKEIQKFLRKHLVPVVTSQL